From a region of the Garciella nitratireducens DSM 15102 genome:
- a CDS encoding RidA family protein, with product MIKEKISTQKAPAAIGPYSQGIKIGDIIYTSGQLPIDMNTGELVTDDIKKATKASLDNVKAILEQAGSSMDKVVKTTVFLKDMEDFADMNEVYANYFSQEAPARSCVQVAKLPKDAPIEIEVIALVK from the coding sequence ATGATAAAAGAAAAAATAAGTACACAAAAGGCGCCAGCAGCTATTGGACCATATTCTCAAGGAATAAAAATAGGAGATATTATCTATACATCTGGGCAACTTCCTATTGATATGAATACTGGAGAATTAGTAACAGATGATATTAAAAAAGCTACAAAGGCATCTTTAGATAATGTAAAAGCAATCCTAGAACAAGCTGGTTCTAGTATGGATAAGGTGGTAAAAACAACTGTATTTTTAAAAGATATGGAAGATTTTGCAGATATGAATGAAGTATATGCAAATTATTTTTCTCAAGAAGCACCAGCAAGATCCTGTGTGCAAGTAGCAAAACTTCCTAAAGATGCTCCGATAGAAATTGAAGTTATTGCTTTAGTAAAATA